In one Cervus elaphus chromosome 9, mCerEla1.1, whole genome shotgun sequence genomic region, the following are encoded:
- the EIF4E1B gene encoding eukaryotic translation initiation factor 4E type 1B: MVGCPWSPGCRMAAARPAEEAEDGIQKEEKEEEAAAAGSCMGEEVLRKTPEEGRLDFHPLLSRWALWFFKNDRSRAWQNNLHRVTKFNTVEDFWAIYNNIQLASKLSSGCDYALFKDGIKPMWEDSRNKRGGRWLVSLTRQQRHPELDHLWLETLLCLIGESFGEHSREVCGAVINIRAKGDKIAVWTREAENQEGVLHIGRVYKERLGLSTKTIIGYQAHADTATKSNSLAKNKFVV, encoded by the exons ATGGTTGGGTGCCCGTGGAGCCCAGGCTGCAGAATGGCTGCCGCCCGCCCT GCTGAAGAGGCTGAGGATGGAATccaaaaggaggagaaagaggaggaggcggCAGCCGCGGGGTCGTGCATGGGAGAGGAGGTTCTGAGGAAGACCCCGGAGGAGGGCAGGCTGGACTTCCACCCGCTGCTCAGCAG gtggGCTCTGTGGTTCTTCAAGAACGACCGCAGCCGAGCCTGGCAGAACAACCTGCATCGGGTCACCAAGTTCAACACCGTGGAGGACTTCTGGGC GATATATAATAATATCCAGCTGGCCAGTAAGCTCTCTTCCGGTTGTGACTACGCCCTGTTCAAG GATGGCATTAAGCCCATGTGGGAAGACAGCAGGAATAAGCGGGGTGGCCGCTGGCTGGTCAGCCTCACCAGGCAGCAGCGTCACCCTGAGCTGGACCACCTGTGGCTGGAGACA CTGCTGTGTCTCATTGGGGAGAGCTTTGGGGAGCACAGCCGGGAAGTGTGTGGGGCCGTCATCAACATCCGCGCCAAGGGGGACAAGATTGCTGTGTGGACACGGGAGGCAGAGAACCAGGAGGGCGTGCTGCACATTGG GCGTGTCTACAAAGAGCGCCTGGGCCTCTCCACAAAGACCATCATTGGGTACCAGGCCCATGCAGACACAGCCACCAAGAGCAACTCCTTAGCCAAGAACAAATTTGTggtgtga
- the TSPAN17 gene encoding tetraspanin-17 isoform X2: protein MPGKHQHFQEPEVGCCGKYFLFGFNIVFWVLGALFLAIGLWAWSEKFSVILGLIFFLELATGILAFVFKDWIRDQLNLFINNNVKAYRDDIDLQNLIDFAQEYWSCCGARGPNDWNLNIYFNCTDLNPSRERCGVPFSCCVRDPAEDVLNTQCGYDVRLKLELEQQGFIHTKGCVGQFEKWLQDNLIVVAGVFVGIALLQIFGICLAQNLVSDIKAVKANWIKYDDGYKLLK, encoded by the exons ATGCCCGGCAAACACCAGCACTTCCAGGAACCCGAGGTCGGCTGCTGCGGGAAATACTTCCTGTTTGGCTTCAACATCGTCTTCTGG GTGCTGGGGGCCCTGTTCCTGGCCATCGGTCTCTGGGCCTGGAGTGAGAAG TTCTCCGTGATCCTTGGCCTCATCTTCTTCCTGGAGCTGGCAACAGGGATCCTGGCCTTCGTCTTCAAGGACTGGATTCGAGACCAGCTCAACCTCTTCATCAACAACAATGTCAAGGCCTATCGGGACGACATTGACCTCCAGAACCTCATTGACTTTGCTCAGGAATAC TGGTCTTGCTGCGGAGCCCGAGGGCCCAACGACTGGAACCTCAATATCTACTTCAACTGCACTGACTTGAACCCCAGTCGGGAGCGCTGCGGAGTGCCCTTCTCCTGCTGCGTCAGGGACCCAGCG GAAGATGTCCTCAACACTCAGTGTGGCTACGACGTCCGGCTCAAACTG GAGCTGGAGCAGCAGGGCTTCATTCACACCAAAGGCTGCGTGGGCCAGTTTGAAAAGTGGCTACAGGACAACCTGATTGTTGTGGCAGGGGTCTTCGTGGGCATCGCCCTTCTCCAG ATCTTTGGCATCTGCCTGGCCCAGAACCTCGTCAGTGACATCAAAGCAGTGAAGGCCAACTG GATCAAATATGATGACGGCTACAAACTACTCAAATAA
- the TSPAN17 gene encoding tetraspanin-17 isoform X1, whose amino-acid sequence MPGKHQHFQEPEVGCCGKYFLFGFNIVFWVLGALFLAIGLWAWSEKGVLSNISALTDLGGLDPVWLFVVVGGVMSVLGFAGCIGALRENTFLLKFFSVILGLIFFLELATGILAFVFKDWIRDQLNLFINNNVKAYRDDIDLQNLIDFAQEYWSCCGARGPNDWNLNIYFNCTDLNPSRERCGVPFSCCVRDPAEDVLNTQCGYDVRLKLELEQQGFIHTKGCVGQFEKWLQDNLIVVAGVFVGIALLQIFGICLAQNLVSDIKAVKANWIKYDDGYKLLK is encoded by the exons ATGCCCGGCAAACACCAGCACTTCCAGGAACCCGAGGTCGGCTGCTGCGGGAAATACTTCCTGTTTGGCTTCAACATCGTCTTCTGG GTGCTGGGGGCCCTGTTCCTGGCCATCGGTCTCTGGGCCTGGAGTGAGAAG GGCGTTCTCTCCAACATCTCAGCACTGACAGATCTGGGAGGCCTTGACCCGGTGTGGCTGTTTGTGGTGGTTGGAGGCGTCATGTCCGTGCTGGGCTTTGCCGGCTGCATTGGGGCCCTCCGGGAGAACACCTTCCTGCTCAAGTTT TTCTCCGTGATCCTTGGCCTCATCTTCTTCCTGGAGCTGGCAACAGGGATCCTGGCCTTCGTCTTCAAGGACTGGATTCGAGACCAGCTCAACCTCTTCATCAACAACAATGTCAAGGCCTATCGGGACGACATTGACCTCCAGAACCTCATTGACTTTGCTCAGGAATAC TGGTCTTGCTGCGGAGCCCGAGGGCCCAACGACTGGAACCTCAATATCTACTTCAACTGCACTGACTTGAACCCCAGTCGGGAGCGCTGCGGAGTGCCCTTCTCCTGCTGCGTCAGGGACCCAGCG GAAGATGTCCTCAACACTCAGTGTGGCTACGACGTCCGGCTCAAACTG GAGCTGGAGCAGCAGGGCTTCATTCACACCAAAGGCTGCGTGGGCCAGTTTGAAAAGTGGCTACAGGACAACCTGATTGTTGTGGCAGGGGTCTTCGTGGGCATCGCCCTTCTCCAG ATCTTTGGCATCTGCCTGGCCCAGAACCTCGTCAGTGACATCAAAGCAGTGAAGGCCAACTG GATCAAATATGATGACGGCTACAAACTACTCAAATAA